A single genomic interval of Spinacia oleracea cultivar Varoflay chromosome 6, BTI_SOV_V1, whole genome shotgun sequence harbors:
- the LOC110801815 gene encoding uncharacterized protein isoform X2, which produces MKAAEFALPKLSKILLVMKLVTSANFSIFLTIRRLFERALAYVGTDYLSYPLWDKYIEYEYTQQQWAYLASIYTRILENPNQQLDRYLTSAESRQTNQLCYISHCDANSLVNQITRVSLTPESSYIAKPAASWIDDFLVWMSPEAFGYQIPILIFSTVFNHLCAPTGRLCARTDLYLCYVVVLFVVADLLVAWCYLLASCGAVAAVCLLALQ; this is translated from the exons ATGAAGGCCGCCGAATTTGCACTACCAAAGCTGTCGAAAATCCTACTTGTGATGAAATTGGTGACTTCTGCAAATTTCTCAATCTTCCTTACCATTAGGAG GCTGTTTGAGCGAGCATTGGCGTATGTTGGAACGGATTACTTGTCTTACCCTCTTTGGGATAAGTATATTGAATATGAATATACGCAACAGCAGTGGGCATATCTTGCCTCAATATATACTAGGATATTGGAGAATCCAAATCAACAGTTGGATCGCTATCTTACAAG TGCTGAGTCACGACAGACAAATCAATTGTGCTATATCAGCCATTGCGACGCAAATTCTCTTGTAAATCAG ATTACAAGAGTATCATTAACCCCAGAATCAAGCTATATAGCCAAACCAGCAGCATCGTGGATTGATGATTTTCTAGTGTGGATGTCTCCTGAAGCTTTTGGTTACCAAATACCAATTCTCATTTTCTCTACGGTTTTTAACC ATTTGTGCGCCCCTACAGGCAGACTGTGCGCGCGCACAGACCTGTACCTCTGCTATGTTGTTGTTCTGTTTGTTGTTGCTGATCTGCTCGTGGCTTGGTGCTATTTGCTTGCTTCGTGTGGGGCTGTTGCTGCAGTTTGCTTGCTCGCATTGCAGTAG
- the LOC110801815 gene encoding uncharacterized protein isoform X3: MKAAEFALPKLSKILLVMKLVTSANFSIFLTIRRLFERALAYVGTDYLSYPLWDKYIEYEYTQQQWAYLASIYTRILENPNQQLDRYLTSAESRQTNQLCYISHCDANSLVNQITRVSLTPESSYIAKPAASWIDDFLVWMSPEAFGYQIPILIFSTVFNRVDLISGVSCQAP; encoded by the exons ATGAAGGCCGCCGAATTTGCACTACCAAAGCTGTCGAAAATCCTACTTGTGATGAAATTGGTGACTTCTGCAAATTTCTCAATCTTCCTTACCATTAGGAG GCTGTTTGAGCGAGCATTGGCGTATGTTGGAACGGATTACTTGTCTTACCCTCTTTGGGATAAGTATATTGAATATGAATATACGCAACAGCAGTGGGCATATCTTGCCTCAATATATACTAGGATATTGGAGAATCCAAATCAACAGTTGGATCGCTATCTTACAAG TGCTGAGTCACGACAGACAAATCAATTGTGCTATATCAGCCATTGCGACGCAAATTCTCTTGTAAATCAG ATTACAAGAGTATCATTAACCCCAGAATCAAGCTATATAGCCAAACCAGCAGCATCGTGGATTGATGATTTTCTAGTGTGGATGTCTCCTGAAGCTTTTGGTTACCAAATACCAATTCTCATTTTCTCTACGGTTTTTAACC GTGTTGATTTGATAAGTGGTGTTTCTTGCCAAGCTCCTTAA
- the LOC110801815 gene encoding uncharacterized protein isoform X1: MKAAEFALPKLSKILLVMKLVTSANFSIFLTIRRLFERALAYVGTDYLSYPLWDKYIEYEYTQQQWAYLASIYTRILENPNQQLDRYLTSAESRQTNQLCYISHCDANSLVNQITRVSLTPESSYIAKPAASWIDDFLVWMSPEAFGYQIPILIFSTVFNRKMLNQIFCSLHCSSCCSILYAKLRPKTKLKKLDSFKCCSDCLLYSARASVRQHKRVCVRAQTSAPTQL, translated from the exons ATGAAGGCCGCCGAATTTGCACTACCAAAGCTGTCGAAAATCCTACTTGTGATGAAATTGGTGACTTCTGCAAATTTCTCAATCTTCCTTACCATTAGGAG GCTGTTTGAGCGAGCATTGGCGTATGTTGGAACGGATTACTTGTCTTACCCTCTTTGGGATAAGTATATTGAATATGAATATACGCAACAGCAGTGGGCATATCTTGCCTCAATATATACTAGGATATTGGAGAATCCAAATCAACAGTTGGATCGCTATCTTACAAG TGCTGAGTCACGACAGACAAATCAATTGTGCTATATCAGCCATTGCGACGCAAATTCTCTTGTAAATCAG ATTACAAGAGTATCATTAACCCCAGAATCAAGCTATATAGCCAAACCAGCAGCATCGTGGATTGATGATTTTCTAGTGTGGATGTCTCCTGAAGCTTTTGGTTACCAAATACCAATTCTCATTTTCTCTACGGTTTTTAACCGTAAGATGCTTAACCAAATTTTCTGCAGCCTCCATTGCAGCTCCTGCTGCTCTATTCTATATGCTAAGCTTCGGCcaaaaactaaactaaaaaaacTGGACTCCTTCAAATGTTGCAGCGATTGTCTTTTATACTCAGCCCGTGCTTCTGTGCGCCAACACAAGAGGGTCTGTGTGCGCGCACAGACCTCTGCGCCCACACAGCTGTAG